The following proteins are encoded in a genomic region of Bombus pyrosoma isolate SC7728 linkage group LG1, ASM1482585v1, whole genome shotgun sequence:
- the LOC122575689 gene encoding patronin isoform X14 translates to MWSAITRLFVKGKTEESAPRTKDWTCDGVPDTVVHVFDAMDRNAGDDRRKGPAGEQHHDGAESEHFSDAYDSRQAKQRASVKWLLSKAYNNRVPENLRDPYYIDNENQEHLKPQIVHALSNAELYCLALANIYSDPNYHNQNHCGILQALARKGVYLAEPNNTQLTETILIQNSPLKMSAHMAVIEGLMVLYAKEVVTGDRVVSAIRRFDPQAEVDVPADHEKGLLLWISHASNALIAKIQAEEGAGDKTRLPELPAAKDFQSLCDGVGLAAVVAFYCPGELNWMDIRVSKRPSVADALHNLSLVHAFCNRCLPYSIFHMLPEDVTYMRGCMKQNLVVFLADMYNVLEIHPAKCVRYPGEERAMQFLDACPRNSHGVAHKRSLPQSIAPIPDLRSNLSVSAPGFTVAKAPSSSSVKKSQSLQQTAENYSHDDRRAGSEESFVVHRGKGIPTLSSVADEKSITRIDAAGRPSNWEEQRRSSYAGRRSRRNSVSDDSQLTIENFGGSQDNLHNFGRNPDKEVGAHIGKRSTTEPTLPARSSVQDVYGSGVQHILSDNGYDKEEPPRLRRQTSNSSLDNVALKQILHSSENVNSDGDTSKLASFANLSRQSSEKGINLTYTEQERDDSKSNLSSKKLGQTNGNRNGEKKTTFATLPNTTTWQQQSNQQSQQMEQHSVADENGGNTIMASQLNNIRLKLEEKRRHIENEKRRMEVVMSKQRQKVGKAAFLQAVTKLYLVGKVKSPSSSTSGGDSPAEIGPPTPVTSGSSGETPTSVSETTPVTQQPSQEKPQRPFSLKEISEDVRDVEHKWLEHDGNAPFIETRRTPDIENMDLEQYHQSISQMNNSLSEIQADIQRLANQQNQIQQQHLMTQHQQQIQQQFQQLQSLSQQHMQNFGMAPINPLTSKLQDTQQSQFYLHDQPQLQRRMWGQPPPTQSLANEMAAVGYQQSMDPRYSTQPTPYQQDMRLYQDTRNWGTHPPQQKGFVLHDTPQEPRYLNGGDHSLCNNQMSHPGPTYPSSTSIFNQTPPSSASPQHRNAVHRISQLMSESPEPKRPTVHHIPIKCESPTEKRQITAMHAPVPAPPVDDMKPQNISFIGNDDELTQGIRGLNITSGSRTYRIPSPTRPSISRNSFQPHPSLREATPSPSGTPEVTPLDPTDAGEKGFYICFDNDAPKKPKPTLRVKRTSPKKERGVSSYVDSEDFTMRPDSPSAIVMDRQKQLEIQRDSDREKQRQIDERDFQRQEIRDREIQREGEREKQRERHEMSGESRQSGVGLIIGNQLANPDPNSLDEMERKKERIMLLSLQRRQQQEEMKERKEVEAQARREQEKLKAEERARKKEEERQRRAAILEQHKVKKAIEEAEREGKVIDKELLNTIKPTKLRNKTATTRPRPKTIHVDAGTELDSGALTPSRGKKGSSSNLSTDSPDDGRGSSPCRSMNQLGRRGSYKTSRDVQEPQQQVRGRPKYPSYQNFKGRKSNSLMNLCGSSSDQDGMMCRYTDTDSGLGRATPPRRAPSPGMGSMRHLPSPSGPGSLPPGLMTKRRVFDDGSSDISSTPSSMMDYNGPRLYKQPTTKSNRGIMLNAVEYCVFPGTVNKEAKRRVLDEIARSESKHFLILFRDAGCQFRALYSYCPDREEVSKLYGTGPKQVMDKMFDKFFKYNSGAKCFSQVHTKHLTVTIDAFTIHNSLWQGKKVNLPNKKDMPLVI, encoded by the exons AACCAAGAACACCTGAAGCCGCAGATCGTCCACGCACTTTCCAATGCGGAACTATACTGTTTGGCGCTGGCGAACATCTATTCGGATCCAAATTATCACAATCAGAATCATTGCGGTATTCTCCAAGCCTTGGCCAGAAAGGGTGTTTACCTCGCGGAGCCAAACAATACTCAACTCACCGAAACGATCCTCATTCAAAATTCACCACTCAAGATG TCCGCGCATATGGCTGTGATAGAGGGCCTGATGGTCTTGTACGCGAAGGAAGTAGTGACTGGAGATCGAGTAGTTTCGGCAATCCGACGGTTCGACCCTCAGGCGGAGGTGGATGTGCCAGCGGACCACGAGAAAGGACTTCTTCTCTGGATCAGCCACGCATCAAATGCGTTGATTGCCAAGATCCAGGCGGAGGAAGGTGCCGGTGATAAAACGCGACTGCCAGAACTGCCAGCTGCCAAGGACTTCCAATCGTTATGCGATGGTGTCGGCCTTGCCGCCGTTGTGGCCTTCTACTGCCCCGGCGAGCTCAATTGGATGGACATCAGGGTGTCGAAGAGACCGTCGGTCGCGGACGCGCTGCACAACTTGTCGCTGGTCCACGCGTTTTGTAACCGATGCTTACCCTATTCCATTTTTCATATGCTACCCGAAGACGTGACGTATATGAGGGG GTGCATGAAGCAAAATTTAGTCGTTTTCTTGGCGGACATGTACAACGTATTGGAAATTCATCCGGCGAAATGTGTACGTTATCCAGGCGAGGAAAGGGCGATGCAGTTCTTAGATG CCTGCCCGCGCAATAGTCATGGCGTAGCTCATAAAAGAAGTCTGCCACAGTCTATAGCTCCGATACCTGATCTGAGAAGCAACCTCTCCGTATCCGCGCCAGGCTTCACAG ttgCAAAAGCACCGTCATCCTCCTCTGTCAAGAAGTCACAATCACTGCAACAAACTGCCGAAAATTATTCTCACGACGACAG ACGAGCAGGGAGCGAAGAAAGTTTCGTAGTCCATCGTGGCAAAGGCATCCCTACGTTAAGCTCCGTAGCAGACGAGAAATCTATAACTAGAATAGATGCCGCTGGTCGGCCAAGCAATTGGGAAGAACAGAGGAGAAGCTCGTACGCTGGCCGACGATCTAGGCGTAACAGTGTTTCGGATGACTCTCAGCTGACCATTGAGAACTTTGGTGGATCTCAG GATAATTTACACAACTTCGGCAGAAATCCAGACAAGGAGGTCGGCGCGCACATTGGCAAACGAAGCACCACAGAGCCGACACTACCAGCAAGATCTAGCGTTCAGGATGTGTACGGTAGCGGAGTGCAGCATATTTTATCAGATAACGGATACGATAAGGAAGAACCGCCGAGATTAAGAAGACAGACCTCAAACTCTAGCTTGGACAACGTCGCGCTCAAGCAAATTTTACATTCCAGCGAGAACGTTAATTCGGACGGGGATACGTCCAAGTTAGCCAGCTTCGCGAATTTAAGCAGGCAAAGCTCCGAGAAGGGGATCAACTTGACATACACGGAACAAGAACGCGACGACAGCAAGTCGAATCTGTCGAGTAAGAAACTTGGCCAGACCAATGGTAATAGAAATGGTGAGAAGAAAACGACGTTCGCCACGTTACCGAATACGACCACGTGGCAGCAACAGAGCAACCAGCAATCTCAACAGATGGAACAACACTCTGTtg CAGACGAGAACGGAGGTAACACGATTATGGCCTCACAACTGAATAATATTAGATTGAAGTTGGAGGAGAAACGACGTCACATAGAAAACGAGAAGAGAAGGATGGAAGTCGTGATGTCGAAACAACGGCAGAAAGTGGGCAAAGCTGCGTTCCTGCAAGCTGTCACGAAG CTGTACTTGGTG GGTAAGGTTAAATCTCCCTCTTCATCAACATCTGGGGGGGACAGTCCGGCTGAAATTGGTCCCCCCACTCCTGTAACCTCCGGATCTTCGGGGGAGACCCCGACAAGTGTTTCCGAGACGACCCCCGTAACCCAACAACCCTCTCAAGAAAAACCACAGAGACCCTTCTCGCTCAAG GAAATTAGTGAGGATGTTCGGGATGTTGAACATAAATGGTTAGAGCATGACGGTAACGCCCCATTTATTGAAACAAGACGCACTCCAGATATTGAGAACATGGATCTTGAGCAATATCATCAATCTATATCACA AATGAATAACAGTCTTAGTGAAATACAAGCTGATATACAACGTTTAGCAAATCAGCAAAATCAAATACAGCAGCAGCATTTAATGACACAGCATCAACAGCAAATACAGCAACAGTTTCAGCAATTGCAAAGTCTTAGTCAACAACATATGcaa AATTTTGGAATGGCGCCTATAAATCCATTAACATCCAAATTACAAGATACTCAGCAATCTCAGTTCTATCTACATGATCAACCCCAATTGCAAAGACGAATGTGGGGTCAACCACCTCCAACTCAAAGCTTAGCAAATGAAATGGCTGCTGTGGGCTATCAACAATCAATGGATCCACGATATAGTACTCAACCAACAC CTTATCAACAAGATATGCGCTTATATCAAGATACACGAAATTGGGGAACGCATCCACCTCAACAGAAAGGATTTGTTCTACACGATACTCCTCAAGAACCGAGGTACCTCAATGGTGGAGATCATAGTCTTTGTAATAATCAAATGAGTCATCCTGGTCCTACATATCCATCATCTACATCTATCTTTAATCAAACACCACCATCTTCTGCTAGTCCACAACATCGCAATGCT GTTCATCGAATAAGTCAGTTAATGAGTGAAAGTCCTGAACCAAAAAGGCCAACTGTACATCATATACCGATTAAGTGTGAAAGCCCTACCGAAAAAAGACAAATTACTGCAATGCATGCACCTGTTCCAGCTCCACCTGTTGATGACATGAAGCCTCagaatatatcatttattg GAAATGATGATGAGCTTACACAAGGTATAAGAGGTTTAAACATCACGTCCGGCAGCCGTACATATAGAATTCCATCACCAACTAGACCTTCAATATCACGTAATTCATTTCAACCTCATCCATCATTAAGAGAAGCCACACCATCTCCATCAGGTACACCAGAGGTAACACCTTTAGATCCAACGGATGCTGGTGAAAAAGGATTTTATATCTGCTTTGATAATGACGCGCCGAAGAAACCAAAACCAACCCTTAGAGTGAAAAGGACATCCCCTAAAAAG gAAAGAGGCGTGTCTTCATATGTTGACAGTGAAGATTTTACGATGCGTCCTGACTCTCCTTCTGCGATTGTTATGGATAGGCAGAAACAGCTGGAAATTCAACGAGATTCTGATCGAGAAAAGCAGCGTCAGATAGACGAGAGAGACTTCCAACGGCAAGAAATTAGAGATAGAGAAATacaaagagaaggagaaagagaaaagcaaaGAGAACGACACGAGATGAGTGGAGAGAGCCGACAATCTGGAGTTGGTTTAATAATTGGAAATCAATTAGCAAATCCTGATCCA AATTCTCTTGATGAAATGGAACGGAAAAAAGAACGTATAATGCTCTTATCATTACAAAGAAGACAGCAACAAGAAGagatgaaagagagaaaagaggtaGAAGCGCAAGCTCGTCGAgaacaagaaaaattgaaagcagAAGAAAGAGCTCgtaaaaaggaagaggaaaggcAACGAAGGGCAGCTATTTTAGAACAACATAAAGTAAAGAAAGCAATAGAAGAGGCAGAAAGAGAA GGCAAGGTTATCGATAAAGAACTTCTTAATACAATAAAACCAACGAAATTGCGTAACAAGACTGCAACAACTCGACCTCGACCCAAAACGATTCATGTGGATGCTGGTACGGAGTTGGATTCTGGAGCTCTTACGCCGAGCCGTGGAAAGAAGGGTTCTTCTTCTAATCTAAGTACAG ATTCACCCGACGACGGTAGAGGTTCCTCCCCTTGTCGAAGTATGAATCAACTTGGTCGACGTGGTTCCTACAAAACATCTAGAG ATGTGCAGGAGCCTCAGCAACAGGTTAGAGGCAGGCCTAAATACCCGAGTTACCAAAACTTTAAGGGGAGAAAGTCTAATTCCTTGATGAATTTGTGTG GTTCGAGTAGTGATCAAGACGGTATGATGTGTCGATACACAGATACGGACAGCGGACTGGGCAGAGCTACACCTCCTAGGAGAGCACCGAGTCCGGGCATGGGTAGCATGAGGCATCTTCCGTCGCCATCAGGACCTGGTTCTTTACCTCCCGGTTTGATGACCAAGAGACGCGTGTTCGATGATGGTAGCAGCGATATCAGTAGTACACCAAGTTCGATGATGGACTATAATG GTCCGAGATTGTATAAACAACCAACCACCAAGTCAAATCGTGGCATTATGCTAAACGCTGTGGAGTATTGTGTATTTCCGGGAACGGTAAATAAGGAAGCGAAGAGAAGAGTTTTGGACGAAATTGCAAGATCAGAAAGCAAGCattttcttatcttatttCGAGATGCTGGCTGTCAATTCCGGGCTCTCTACTCATACTGCCCAGATAGAGAAGAAGTTTCAAAGTTATATGGTACCGGACCGAAACAAGTCATGGATAAAATGttcgacaaatttttcaa ATACAATTCAGGAGCAAAATGCTTTTCTCAAGTACACACAAAGCATCTGACTGTGACCATAGATGCCTTTACGATACACAACAGCCTTTGGCAAGGTAAAAAGGTGAATTTGCCGAACAAGAAAGACATGCCTCTCGTCATATAG
- the LOC122575689 gene encoding patronin isoform X17: MWSAITRLFVKGKTEESAPRTKDWTCDGVPDTVVHVFDAMDRNAGDDRRKGPAGEQHHDGAESEHFSDAYDSRQAKQRASVKWLLSKAYNNRVPENLRDPYYIDNENQEHLKPQIVHALSNAELYCLALANIYSDPNYHNQNHCGILQALARKGVYLAEPNNTQLTETILIQNSPLKMSAHMAVIEGLMVLYAKEVVTGDRVVSAIRRFDPQAEVDVPADHEKGLLLWISHASNALIAKIQAEEGAGDKTRLPELPAAKDFQSLCDGVGLAAVVAFYCPGELNWMDIRVSKRPSVADALHNLSLVHAFCNRCLPYSIFHMLPEDVTYMRGCMKQNLVVFLADMYNVLEIHPAKCVRYPGEERAMQFLDACPRNSHGVAHKRSLPQSIAPIPDLRSNLSVSAPGFTVAKAPSSSSVKKSQSLQQTAENYSHDDRRAGSEESFVVHRGKGIPTLSSVADEKSITRIDAAGRPSNWEEQRRSSYAGRRSRRNSVSDDSQLTIENFGGSQDNLHNFGRNPDKEVGAHIGKRSTTEPTLPARSSVQDVYGSGVQHILSDNGYDKEEPPRLRRQTSNSSLDNVALKQILHSSENVNSDGDTSKLASFANLSRQSSEKGINLTYTEQERDDSKSNLSSKKLGQTNGNRNGEKKTTFATLPNTTTWQQQSNQQSQQMEQHSVADENGGNTIMASQLNNIRLKLEEKRRHIENEKRRMEVVMSKQRQKVGKAAFLQAVTKLYLVGKVKSPSSSTSGGDSPAEIGPPTPVTSGSSGETPTSVSETTPVTQQPSQEKPQRPFSLKEISEDVRDVEHKWLEHDGNAPFIETRRTPDIENMDLEQYHQSISQMNNSLSEIQADIQRLANQQNQIQQQHLMTQHQQQIQQQFQQLQSLSQQHMQNFGMAPINPLTSKLQDTQQSQFYLHDQPQLQRRMWGQPPPTQSLANEMAAVGYQQSMDPRYSTQPTPYQQDMRLYQDTRNWGTHPPQQKGFVLHDTPQEPRYLNGGDHSLCNNQMSHPGPTYPSSTSIFNQTPPSSASPQHRNAVHRISQLMSESPEPKRPTVHHIPIKCESPTEKRQITAMHAPVPAPPVDDMKPQNISFIGNDDELTQGIRGLNITSGSRTYRIPSPTRPSISRNSFQPHPSLREATPSPSGTPEVTPLDPTDAGEKGFYICFDNDAPKKPKPTLRVKRTSPKKERGVSSYVDSEDFTMRPDSPSAIVMDRQKQLEIQRDSDREKQRQIDERDFQRQEIRDREIQREGEREKQRERHEMSGESRQSGVGLIIGNQLANPDPNSLDEMERKKERIMLLSLQRRQQQEEMKERKEVEAQARREQEKLKAEERARKKEEERQRRAAILEQHKVKKAIEEAEREGKVIDKELLNTIKPTKLRNKTATTRPRPKTIHVDAGTELDSGALTPSRGKKGSSSNLSTASLTSPTMRRDYYRGSQDSLTAAHFDERRSGPLYRGGSLRDSPDDGRGSSPCRSMNQLGRRGSYKTSRDTDSGLGRATPPRRAPSPGMGSMRHLPSPSGPGSLPPGLMTKRRVFDDGSSDISSTPSSMMDYNGPRLYKQPTTKSNRGIMLNAVEYCVFPGTVNKEAKRRVLDEIARSESKHFLILFRDAGCQFRALYSYCPDREEVSKLYGTGPKQVMDKMFDKFFKYNSGAKCFSQVHTKHLTVTIDAFTIHNSLWQGKKVNLPNKKDMPLVI; this comes from the exons AACCAAGAACACCTGAAGCCGCAGATCGTCCACGCACTTTCCAATGCGGAACTATACTGTTTGGCGCTGGCGAACATCTATTCGGATCCAAATTATCACAATCAGAATCATTGCGGTATTCTCCAAGCCTTGGCCAGAAAGGGTGTTTACCTCGCGGAGCCAAACAATACTCAACTCACCGAAACGATCCTCATTCAAAATTCACCACTCAAGATG TCCGCGCATATGGCTGTGATAGAGGGCCTGATGGTCTTGTACGCGAAGGAAGTAGTGACTGGAGATCGAGTAGTTTCGGCAATCCGACGGTTCGACCCTCAGGCGGAGGTGGATGTGCCAGCGGACCACGAGAAAGGACTTCTTCTCTGGATCAGCCACGCATCAAATGCGTTGATTGCCAAGATCCAGGCGGAGGAAGGTGCCGGTGATAAAACGCGACTGCCAGAACTGCCAGCTGCCAAGGACTTCCAATCGTTATGCGATGGTGTCGGCCTTGCCGCCGTTGTGGCCTTCTACTGCCCCGGCGAGCTCAATTGGATGGACATCAGGGTGTCGAAGAGACCGTCGGTCGCGGACGCGCTGCACAACTTGTCGCTGGTCCACGCGTTTTGTAACCGATGCTTACCCTATTCCATTTTTCATATGCTACCCGAAGACGTGACGTATATGAGGGG GTGCATGAAGCAAAATTTAGTCGTTTTCTTGGCGGACATGTACAACGTATTGGAAATTCATCCGGCGAAATGTGTACGTTATCCAGGCGAGGAAAGGGCGATGCAGTTCTTAGATG CCTGCCCGCGCAATAGTCATGGCGTAGCTCATAAAAGAAGTCTGCCACAGTCTATAGCTCCGATACCTGATCTGAGAAGCAACCTCTCCGTATCCGCGCCAGGCTTCACAG ttgCAAAAGCACCGTCATCCTCCTCTGTCAAGAAGTCACAATCACTGCAACAAACTGCCGAAAATTATTCTCACGACGACAG ACGAGCAGGGAGCGAAGAAAGTTTCGTAGTCCATCGTGGCAAAGGCATCCCTACGTTAAGCTCCGTAGCAGACGAGAAATCTATAACTAGAATAGATGCCGCTGGTCGGCCAAGCAATTGGGAAGAACAGAGGAGAAGCTCGTACGCTGGCCGACGATCTAGGCGTAACAGTGTTTCGGATGACTCTCAGCTGACCATTGAGAACTTTGGTGGATCTCAG GATAATTTACACAACTTCGGCAGAAATCCAGACAAGGAGGTCGGCGCGCACATTGGCAAACGAAGCACCACAGAGCCGACACTACCAGCAAGATCTAGCGTTCAGGATGTGTACGGTAGCGGAGTGCAGCATATTTTATCAGATAACGGATACGATAAGGAAGAACCGCCGAGATTAAGAAGACAGACCTCAAACTCTAGCTTGGACAACGTCGCGCTCAAGCAAATTTTACATTCCAGCGAGAACGTTAATTCGGACGGGGATACGTCCAAGTTAGCCAGCTTCGCGAATTTAAGCAGGCAAAGCTCCGAGAAGGGGATCAACTTGACATACACGGAACAAGAACGCGACGACAGCAAGTCGAATCTGTCGAGTAAGAAACTTGGCCAGACCAATGGTAATAGAAATGGTGAGAAGAAAACGACGTTCGCCACGTTACCGAATACGACCACGTGGCAGCAACAGAGCAACCAGCAATCTCAACAGATGGAACAACACTCTGTtg CAGACGAGAACGGAGGTAACACGATTATGGCCTCACAACTGAATAATATTAGATTGAAGTTGGAGGAGAAACGACGTCACATAGAAAACGAGAAGAGAAGGATGGAAGTCGTGATGTCGAAACAACGGCAGAAAGTGGGCAAAGCTGCGTTCCTGCAAGCTGTCACGAAG CTGTACTTGGTG GGTAAGGTTAAATCTCCCTCTTCATCAACATCTGGGGGGGACAGTCCGGCTGAAATTGGTCCCCCCACTCCTGTAACCTCCGGATCTTCGGGGGAGACCCCGACAAGTGTTTCCGAGACGACCCCCGTAACCCAACAACCCTCTCAAGAAAAACCACAGAGACCCTTCTCGCTCAAG GAAATTAGTGAGGATGTTCGGGATGTTGAACATAAATGGTTAGAGCATGACGGTAACGCCCCATTTATTGAAACAAGACGCACTCCAGATATTGAGAACATGGATCTTGAGCAATATCATCAATCTATATCACA AATGAATAACAGTCTTAGTGAAATACAAGCTGATATACAACGTTTAGCAAATCAGCAAAATCAAATACAGCAGCAGCATTTAATGACACAGCATCAACAGCAAATACAGCAACAGTTTCAGCAATTGCAAAGTCTTAGTCAACAACATATGcaa AATTTTGGAATGGCGCCTATAAATCCATTAACATCCAAATTACAAGATACTCAGCAATCTCAGTTCTATCTACATGATCAACCCCAATTGCAAAGACGAATGTGGGGTCAACCACCTCCAACTCAAAGCTTAGCAAATGAAATGGCTGCTGTGGGCTATCAACAATCAATGGATCCACGATATAGTACTCAACCAACAC CTTATCAACAAGATATGCGCTTATATCAAGATACACGAAATTGGGGAACGCATCCACCTCAACAGAAAGGATTTGTTCTACACGATACTCCTCAAGAACCGAGGTACCTCAATGGTGGAGATCATAGTCTTTGTAATAATCAAATGAGTCATCCTGGTCCTACATATCCATCATCTACATCTATCTTTAATCAAACACCACCATCTTCTGCTAGTCCACAACATCGCAATGCT GTTCATCGAATAAGTCAGTTAATGAGTGAAAGTCCTGAACCAAAAAGGCCAACTGTACATCATATACCGATTAAGTGTGAAAGCCCTACCGAAAAAAGACAAATTACTGCAATGCATGCACCTGTTCCAGCTCCACCTGTTGATGACATGAAGCCTCagaatatatcatttattg GAAATGATGATGAGCTTACACAAGGTATAAGAGGTTTAAACATCACGTCCGGCAGCCGTACATATAGAATTCCATCACCAACTAGACCTTCAATATCACGTAATTCATTTCAACCTCATCCATCATTAAGAGAAGCCACACCATCTCCATCAGGTACACCAGAGGTAACACCTTTAGATCCAACGGATGCTGGTGAAAAAGGATTTTATATCTGCTTTGATAATGACGCGCCGAAGAAACCAAAACCAACCCTTAGAGTGAAAAGGACATCCCCTAAAAAG gAAAGAGGCGTGTCTTCATATGTTGACAGTGAAGATTTTACGATGCGTCCTGACTCTCCTTCTGCGATTGTTATGGATAGGCAGAAACAGCTGGAAATTCAACGAGATTCTGATCGAGAAAAGCAGCGTCAGATAGACGAGAGAGACTTCCAACGGCAAGAAATTAGAGATAGAGAAATacaaagagaaggagaaagagaaaagcaaaGAGAACGACACGAGATGAGTGGAGAGAGCCGACAATCTGGAGTTGGTTTAATAATTGGAAATCAATTAGCAAATCCTGATCCA AATTCTCTTGATGAAATGGAACGGAAAAAAGAACGTATAATGCTCTTATCATTACAAAGAAGACAGCAACAAGAAGagatgaaagagagaaaagaggtaGAAGCGCAAGCTCGTCGAgaacaagaaaaattgaaagcagAAGAAAGAGCTCgtaaaaaggaagaggaaaggcAACGAAGGGCAGCTATTTTAGAACAACATAAAGTAAAGAAAGCAATAGAAGAGGCAGAAAGAGAA GGCAAGGTTATCGATAAAGAACTTCTTAATACAATAAAACCAACGAAATTGCGTAACAAGACTGCAACAACTCGACCTCGACCCAAAACGATTCATGTGGATGCTGGTACGGAGTTGGATTCTGGAGCTCTTACGCCGAGCCGTGGAAAGAAGGGTTCTTCTTCTAATCTAAGTACAG CGTCGCTGACTTCTCCGACGATGAGGCGAGATTACTACCGAGGCTCGCAGGACAGTCTCACTGCTGCCCATTTCGATGAACGACGTTCCGGCCCTCTTTATCGGGGCGGCAGTCTCAGGG ATTCACCCGACGACGGTAGAGGTTCCTCCCCTTGTCGAAGTATGAATCAACTTGGTCGACGTGGTTCCTACAAAACATCTAGAG ATACGGACAGCGGACTGGGCAGAGCTACACCTCCTAGGAGAGCACCGAGTCCGGGCATGGGTAGCATGAGGCATCTTCCGTCGCCATCAGGACCTGGTTCTTTACCTCCCGGTTTGATGACCAAGAGACGCGTGTTCGATGATGGTAGCAGCGATATCAGTAGTACACCAAGTTCGATGATGGACTATAATG GTCCGAGATTGTATAAACAACCAACCACCAAGTCAAATCGTGGCATTATGCTAAACGCTGTGGAGTATTGTGTATTTCCGGGAACGGTAAATAAGGAAGCGAAGAGAAGAGTTTTGGACGAAATTGCAAGATCAGAAAGCAAGCattttcttatcttatttCGAGATGCTGGCTGTCAATTCCGGGCTCTCTACTCATACTGCCCAGATAGAGAAGAAGTTTCAAAGTTATATGGTACCGGACCGAAACAAGTCATGGATAAAATGttcgacaaatttttcaa ATACAATTCAGGAGCAAAATGCTTTTCTCAAGTACACACAAAGCATCTGACTGTGACCATAGATGCCTTTACGATACACAACAGCCTTTGGCAAGGTAAAAAGGTGAATTTGCCGAACAAGAAAGACATGCCTCTCGTCATATAG